One region of Citrus sinensis cultivar Valencia sweet orange chromosome 6, DVS_A1.0, whole genome shotgun sequence genomic DNA includes:
- the LOC107177322 gene encoding uncharacterized protein LOC107177322, with the protein MVTLIRLGGKILIAKFHFMTGRDYEQKQLKNKWDILKKDWHLWTNLLRNETGLGWYPVKQTITGSDEWWERKLKEIPEGIKFRSKGLINADQLEILFKDVAAIGEGSWAPFMGFVPNDGEGGPSNEYIGEDNNMYFQEKNVNIEPNNFGGLENIETDIDNGTPIASTHDNGRKRKLPIRKRDGAAVRLSKQLDRLC; encoded by the exons ATGGTCACTTTAATAAGATTGGGTGGAAAAATTCTTATTGCTAAGTTTCATTTCATGACTGGTAGAGATTatgaacaaaaacaattgaaaaacaagTGGGACATCCTAAAAAAAGATTGGCACCTTTGGACAAACTTGCTGAGAAATGAAACTGGTTTAGGATGGTATCCTGTAAAACAGACAATTACTGGTAGCGATGAATGGTGGGAGAGAAAATTGAAG GAGATACCTGAAGGCATTAAATTTCGTTCTAAAGGCTTGATAAATGCTGACCAActagaaattttattcaaagatGTTGCTGCTATAGGAGAAGGATCATGGGCACCATTTATGGGTTTTGTACCAAATGATGGTGAGGGTGGACCATCTAATGAATATATTGGTGAGGataataatatgtattttcaAGAGAAGAATGTCAATATTGAACCAAATAATTTTGGCGGACTAGAGAATATTGAGACTGACATTGATAATGGTACTCCCATAGCATCTACACATGATAAtggaaggaaaagaaaattaccaaTTCGAAAACGAGATGGAGCTGCAGTTAGATTGTCTAAACAATTGGATCGCTTGTGTTAG